From the Priestia koreensis genome, one window contains:
- a CDS encoding acetoin utilization AcuB family protein, which yields MIVEEMMNQDVITLSPSATIADAINLIRTHNIRHIPIVNHDFTIAGIVSDRDIRDASPSIFQPSDLANDLHKPVTDLMTQNVITAHPLDFVEEIAGIFYEHNIGCVPIVKEHKLVGIVTEKDMLHTLIQLTGAHQPGSQIEVKVDDRPGILAELAALLKNSNINILSILVYPSPTINEKILVFRIQTLNPMMVVTKLKQNGYNVINWPQVPGASS from the coding sequence ATGATTGTAGAAGAAATGATGAATCAAGATGTCATTACATTAAGCCCTAGCGCAACGATTGCAGATGCAATTAATCTCATTCGAACGCATAACATTCGCCATATCCCTATTGTAAATCATGATTTTACCATCGCAGGCATTGTATCAGATCGTGACATTCGAGATGCAAGTCCCTCCATTTTTCAACCGAGCGACTTAGCAAATGATTTACATAAACCTGTTACTGATCTTATGACTCAAAATGTGATCACCGCTCATCCGTTAGACTTTGTCGAAGAAATAGCAGGTATATTTTACGAGCACAATATCGGCTGTGTTCCAATCGTTAAAGAACACAAATTAGTAGGCATTGTCACAGAAAAAGATATGCTTCACACGCTTATTCAATTAACAGGTGCCCATCAGCCAGGCTCCCAAATTGAAGTAAAAGTAGACGATCGCCCAGGAATTTTAGCTGAACTCGCTGCTCTCTTAAAAAATTCTAATATTAATATCCTAAGTATACTTGTCTACCCAAGCCCGACAATCAATGAAAAAATCCTTGTCTTTCGTATTCAAACGCTTAACCCGATGATGGTTGTCACAAAGCTCAAGCAGAATGGTTACAATGTCATTAATTGGCCACAGGTGCCTGGTGCTTCATCATGA
- a CDS encoding DUF948 domain-containing protein, producing the protein MILILYISVAIIAIAFLFLVISVARTLGSVQKTLNSVAGTLDGLEKQMNGITVETTALLHKTNGLAEDIQRKSEALNVVVDSVKGVGGSIQELNRSIRGVSNTVSRKAEEHKESVAQVVQWSNVAMDIWDRFKNRKQVNDAAVSETPPREEQRRRSYS; encoded by the coding sequence ATGATTTTAATCCTGTATATAAGTGTCGCAATTATTGCCATCGCGTTCTTATTTTTGGTAATATCAGTAGCAAGGACGCTTGGATCTGTACAAAAAACGCTAAACTCTGTGGCTGGAACCTTAGATGGTCTTGAAAAGCAGATGAATGGCATTACTGTAGAGACCACAGCGCTATTACATAAAACAAATGGTCTTGCTGAGGACATTCAACGTAAATCTGAAGCACTGAACGTCGTAGTGGATTCTGTAAAAGGAGTCGGTGGTTCGATTCAAGAATTGAACCGTTCTATTCGTGGGGTATCTAATACCGTTTCACGAAAAGCAGAAGAGCATAAGGAGTCAGTGGCTCAGGTTGTTCAGTGGAGCAATGTCGCAATGGACATTTGGGATCGATTTAAGAACAGAAAGCAAGTAAATGACGCAGCAGTGTCAGAAACACCGCCAAGAGAAGAACAGCGTCGTCGATCATATTCTTAA
- a CDS encoding acetoin utilization protein AcuC produces MKKEAVFVYSKDLLNYKFSDNHPFNQLRVKLTYDLLRMSKELNEQDIVLPRVATDEELSLIHDPNYIQAVKLASEGKLPTVEANNYGLGTEDTPMFANMHEASSYLVGGTLVAADYVMSGQANHALSLGGGLHHGFRGKASGFCIYNDSAVAIKYIQQKYNAKVLYIDTDAHHGDGVQWAFYDDPSVCTFSIHETGRYLFPGTGNVNERGYGEGYNYSFNIPVDAFTEDESWIDSYSTALREVTEFFKPDVILTQNGADAHYYDPLTHLSATTAIYREIPKLAHELAHQYCEGRWIAVGGGGYDIWRVVPRAWSFIWLEMNNRFLQGNLPKEWLDKWSPYSPVPLCTTWDDQQGIYEPIPRKGEITEKNRNTVSKALYVIRSHTEKAREK; encoded by the coding sequence ATGAAAAAAGAAGCTGTATTTGTTTACTCAAAGGACTTACTAAACTATAAATTCAGTGACAATCATCCTTTTAATCAATTACGAGTCAAACTAACTTACGATCTGCTTCGCATGAGCAAAGAATTGAATGAGCAAGACATCGTGCTACCCCGAGTAGCAACAGATGAAGAACTTAGTCTCATTCACGATCCTAACTATATTCAGGCGGTCAAGCTAGCAAGTGAAGGAAAACTGCCTACAGTAGAGGCAAACAACTATGGATTAGGAACCGAAGATACGCCGATGTTTGCCAATATGCATGAAGCTAGTTCCTATTTAGTAGGTGGGACGCTAGTGGCGGCTGATTACGTTATGTCCGGGCAGGCTAATCATGCTTTAAGTCTTGGTGGTGGTCTTCATCATGGTTTCCGAGGCAAAGCATCCGGCTTTTGTATTTACAATGATAGCGCTGTTGCGATTAAATATATTCAGCAAAAATATAACGCAAAGGTGCTTTACATTGATACCGATGCACATCACGGTGACGGCGTACAGTGGGCTTTTTATGATGATCCTTCTGTTTGCACCTTTTCTATCCATGAAACTGGGCGCTACCTGTTCCCTGGTACAGGAAATGTCAATGAACGGGGATATGGGGAAGGATATAACTATTCGTTTAACATTCCTGTAGATGCGTTTACAGAAGATGAGTCATGGATTGACTCTTACTCTACTGCGCTCCGTGAAGTCACGGAATTCTTCAAACCAGACGTTATTTTAACTCAAAACGGGGCAGATGCTCACTATTATGATCCTCTTACCCATTTAAGTGCGACCACAGCGATCTACCGAGAAATTCCGAAGCTTGCACACGAGCTTGCACATCAATATTGTGAAGGGCGCTGGATTGCGGTTGGTGGCGGCGGCTATGATATTTGGCGTGTCGTACCTAGAGCATGGTCGTTTATTTGGCTCGAGATGAATAATCGTTTTCTTCAAGGTAATCTACCGAAAGAATGGCTTGATAAGTGGTCTCCTTATTCTCCTGTGCCTCTTTGTACAACGTGGGATGATCAGCAAGGAATTTACGAGCCCATTCCTCGAAAAGGAGAAATCACCGAGAAAAATCGAAATACCGTTTCAAAGGCATTGTATGTGATTCGCTCTCACACTGAAAAAGCTCGCGAGAAGTAA
- a CDS encoding GAF domain-containing protein, with protein MFNVENYSGSKEKDYELLIKQLKALLEGETNQVANLANASALLNQFLTETNWVGFYLNEQNELVLGPFQGLPACVRIPFGRGVCGTAAQTQETQLVADVHQFPGHIACDAASRSEIVVPMVKEGNVIGVLDIDSPITDRFDETDKKYLELFVEELLPFI; from the coding sequence ATGTTTAATGTCGAAAACTATAGCGGTAGCAAAGAGAAAGACTATGAGCTTCTGATTAAACAACTAAAAGCACTATTAGAAGGTGAAACAAATCAAGTTGCTAATTTAGCCAATGCATCCGCATTATTAAATCAGTTTCTTACAGAAACAAACTGGGTTGGTTTTTATCTAAACGAGCAAAACGAATTAGTATTAGGACCATTCCAAGGTCTTCCTGCTTGCGTTCGTATTCCATTTGGGCGTGGGGTATGTGGAACAGCTGCACAAACACAAGAAACACAGCTTGTCGCAGACGTTCACCAATTCCCAGGACATATCGCTTGTGATGCAGCTTCTCGTTCTGAAATCGTTGTTCCAATGGTTAAAGAAGGAAACGTCATTGGCGTACTAGATATCGATAGCCCAATTACAGATCGTTTTGACGAAACAGACAAAAAATATCTTGAGCTATTCGTAGAAGAACTTCTTCCGTTTATTTAA
- the acsA gene encoding acetate--CoA ligase — MKLEALPVKQGEHNLQDYEQTYKTFNWSEVEKEFSWSKTGKINVAHEAIDRHANSYRKNKVALYYRDGERNEKYTYKEMKDFSDKAANVFKQADVEKGDRIFIFMPRSPELYFAVLGAIKVGAIVGPLFEAFMEGAVKDRLEDSEAKVLVTTSALLERVPVESLPHLKHVLLVGDDIEEKGIYLDFKSRLQKASKRIEIEWMNREDGLILHYTSGSTGKPKGVLHVHNAMIQHYQTAKWVLDLKDEDIFWCTADPGWVTGTAYGIFGPWLVGASNVIIGGRFSPENWYKAIEDYGVTVWYSAPTAFRMLMGAGDELVKQYDLSSLRHVLSVGEPLNPEVVRWGVKVFDNRIHDTWWMTETGGQVICNYPAIEIKPGSMGKPIPGIKAAIVDDQGNELPPYRMGNLAIKKGWPSMMRTIWNNEAKYESYFMPGDWYVSGDSAYMDEDGYFWFQGRIDDVIMTSGERVGPFEVESKLVEHPAIAEAGVIGKPDPVRGEIIKAFIALRDGYEPSEELIEEIRSFVKKGLAAHAAPREIEFRDKLPKTRSGKIMRRVLKAWELDLPTGDLSTMED, encoded by the coding sequence ATGAAATTGGAAGCGCTTCCTGTAAAACAAGGGGAACATAATTTACAGGACTATGAACAAACGTATAAAACGTTTAACTGGTCAGAAGTGGAGAAGGAATTTTCGTGGTCTAAGACAGGAAAGATAAATGTCGCTCATGAAGCAATTGACAGGCACGCAAACTCATATCGCAAGAACAAAGTCGCTCTTTATTATCGTGACGGGGAGCGAAATGAAAAGTATACGTACAAAGAAATGAAGGATTTTTCCGATAAAGCAGCTAATGTGTTCAAGCAAGCAGACGTTGAAAAAGGAGACCGCATTTTTATTTTTATGCCACGTTCTCCTGAGCTTTACTTTGCCGTGCTTGGAGCAATTAAAGTAGGGGCGATTGTAGGTCCTTTATTCGAAGCGTTCATGGAAGGCGCAGTGAAGGATCGCTTAGAGGATAGTGAGGCGAAAGTTCTTGTCACCACATCAGCACTTCTAGAACGTGTTCCTGTTGAGTCACTTCCGCATTTGAAGCACGTTCTTTTAGTAGGAGATGACATTGAGGAAAAAGGAATCTACCTTGACTTTAAGTCTCGTTTGCAGAAAGCTAGCAAACGTATAGAAATTGAGTGGATGAACCGTGAAGATGGTCTAATTCTTCATTATACGTCAGGTTCGACAGGGAAGCCTAAAGGGGTTCTTCACGTTCATAACGCAATGATTCAGCACTATCAAACCGCTAAATGGGTGCTAGATTTGAAAGATGAAGACATTTTCTGGTGTACGGCAGATCCAGGATGGGTAACGGGAACCGCTTATGGCATTTTCGGTCCTTGGCTTGTTGGAGCATCCAACGTGATTATTGGTGGACGCTTTAGCCCAGAAAACTGGTACAAAGCAATAGAAGACTACGGTGTGACGGTGTGGTATAGTGCGCCTACTGCCTTCCGCATGTTAATGGGGGCAGGAGATGAACTAGTGAAGCAATATGATTTAAGCTCTCTTCGTCACGTTTTAAGTGTAGGAGAACCGCTTAATCCAGAAGTTGTACGATGGGGCGTAAAGGTGTTTGATAACCGTATTCATGATACGTGGTGGATGACGGAAACAGGCGGACAGGTGATTTGTAACTATCCAGCAATTGAAATCAAGCCTGGTTCAATGGGCAAACCAATTCCAGGGATTAAGGCTGCGATTGTGGATGACCAAGGAAATGAGCTTCCTCCTTATCGCATGGGGAATTTGGCGATTAAAAAAGGCTGGCCTTCTATGATGCGGACGATTTGGAACAATGAAGCGAAATATGAATCCTATTTTATGCCTGGTGATTGGTATGTATCAGGGGATTCAGCTTATATGGACGAAGATGGATACTTTTGGTTCCAAGGGCGTATTGATGACGTCATCATGACGTCCGGCGAACGCGTTGGACCGTTTGAAGTAGAAAGTAAGCTTGTTGAGCATCCGGCAATTGCTGAAGCAGGGGTAATTGGCAAGCCAGATCCTGTGCGAGGTGAAATTATTAAAGCATTTATTGCACTGAGAGATGGCTATGAGCCTTCCGAGGAATTAATTGAAGAAATTCGTTCCTTTGTAAAAAAAGGGTTAGCAGCTCATGCAGCTCCAAGAGAAATTGAGTTCCGTGACAAGCTACCAAAAACGCGAAGCGGTAAAATTATGCGCCGTGTGTTAAAAGCGTGGGAGTTAGATTTACCGACGGGTGATTTATCTACGATGGAAGATTAA
- the ytxJ gene encoding bacillithiol system redox-active protein YtxJ, with amino-acid sequence MHKISTVEEFEEILQKGKQFAFLKHSTTCPISAHAYEEYTAFAHEHEEVPTYYLHVQEARPLSAHIAETFNIKHESPQVFVFENGEPTWNASHSNITSGALTEHTQK; translated from the coding sequence ATGCATAAAATCTCAACGGTAGAAGAATTCGAAGAAATTCTCCAAAAAGGTAAGCAGTTTGCCTTTTTAAAACATAGTACAACCTGTCCAATTAGTGCTCATGCATATGAAGAATATACGGCGTTTGCACATGAACATGAGGAAGTCCCAACGTATTATCTGCATGTGCAAGAAGCGCGTCCGCTTTCTGCACACATTGCAGAAACGTTTAATATTAAACACGAATCTCCTCAGGTATTTGTATTTGAGAATGGAGAGCCAACGTGGAACGCATCTCACAGCAATATTACAAGTGGTGCATTAACTGAGCATACTCAAAAGTAA
- a CDS encoding sensor domain-containing diguanylate cyclase yields the protein MEGLKEYTLLKFRAALFDLLAREEEATDITELIDEMLLILCETMDFSSVALLSRNYRANQYVVEQCTDRSIHLDNILVSLEENLQSVEGDPLDSDILCTDFHHQHAYIISLETKAKLTYLYIILKEETNAYSFSLLKDIQLECSKFLNRLYHQEHRAHQEQRYEQLYQVTNKFHSSMNMSDILYQIIHTLETVYPHFTYFLLLSHDINNPHNLPIKHLHYEGDQFDENAMKAYVSGKVQIHSEVTHSMLNAPLIGKQGIYGVLQVRAAGKVNMPEDEIKFISLLGITAGSALENAQLYQQSKRVIEDLKLINETSHQLNSNLRLADTIHYMSTQITSFFNASAVGFVLFSQNRKSKVLPGSTSFFFTPGIYQYVDFIYEKFLVEHDALFINDATLQMSYKDLPFCSIMAVPMIQNERVTGAAIVLHEKPYFFSFDNFKLLQSLIHHSTLAFTNSMLREELEKLVVTDHLTKLFSRGYLDEKIKDSMVQDPYGTFILVDIDNFKRINDTYGHQIGDQVIIQIANIIKSNIRAKDIGARWGGEELALYLPSVSLEAGILIGNRLLQKVREQTNPKTTISCGVSFWKRETENPDTAQQLFHRADKALYQAKNQGKNQLVVQKSRA from the coding sequence ATGGAAGGTTTGAAAGAATATACCTTATTAAAGTTTCGTGCTGCTTTATTTGATCTGCTTGCACGAGAAGAAGAGGCTACAGACATAACTGAATTAATAGATGAGATGTTGCTCATACTTTGTGAGACAATGGATTTTTCTTCCGTAGCATTACTATCTAGAAATTATCGTGCAAATCAGTATGTGGTAGAGCAGTGTACAGATCGTTCTATTCATTTGGATAACATTTTGGTTAGCTTGGAAGAGAACCTGCAGTCTGTGGAAGGAGATCCACTAGACTCAGATATCTTATGTACTGATTTTCACCATCAGCACGCATATATTATTTCTTTAGAAACGAAGGCGAAACTGACTTATTTATATATAATTTTAAAAGAAGAAACGAATGCCTACTCCTTTTCCTTGTTGAAGGATATTCAGTTAGAGTGTTCGAAGTTCCTTAACCGACTCTATCATCAAGAACACAGAGCTCATCAAGAACAGCGTTACGAACAGCTTTATCAAGTAACGAATAAGTTTCACTCCTCTATGAATATGAGCGACATTTTGTATCAAATTATTCATACACTAGAAACCGTTTATCCTCACTTTACCTATTTTTTACTTTTGTCTCATGATATTAATAACCCTCATAACTTACCAATTAAGCACCTTCACTATGAAGGCGATCAGTTTGATGAGAATGCCATGAAGGCTTACGTATCAGGAAAAGTACAAATTCACAGCGAGGTTACGCACTCTATGTTGAATGCGCCACTAATAGGAAAGCAAGGGATTTATGGTGTTCTACAAGTGAGAGCGGCAGGAAAAGTGAACATGCCGGAAGATGAAATAAAGTTTATCTCGCTTCTCGGTATCACCGCCGGAAGTGCATTAGAAAATGCTCAGTTGTATCAGCAGTCGAAGCGCGTAATTGAAGATTTAAAACTCATCAATGAAACGTCTCATCAACTAAACTCTAACCTGAGATTGGCTGATACGATTCACTACATGTCAACACAAATTACGAGCTTCTTTAATGCAAGTGCAGTAGGGTTTGTATTGTTTAGCCAAAATCGTAAAAGCAAAGTGCTACCTGGAAGTACCTCGTTCTTTTTTACGCCAGGCATTTATCAGTACGTTGATTTTATTTACGAAAAGTTCTTGGTAGAGCATGATGCATTGTTCATTAATGATGCGACCTTACAAATGTCTTATAAAGATCTCCCGTTCTGTTCCATTATGGCTGTGCCGATGATTCAGAATGAACGTGTGACGGGTGCAGCCATCGTTTTGCATGAGAAGCCTTATTTCTTTTCTTTCGATAACTTTAAATTGTTGCAATCTCTCATTCATCACTCGACGCTAGCATTCACGAATTCGATGCTGAGAGAAGAATTGGAAAAGCTAGTCGTAACAGATCACCTGACAAAGCTATTTTCTCGAGGGTATTTGGATGAGAAGATTAAGGATTCCATGGTTCAAGATCCATATGGAACGTTTATTTTAGTTGATATTGATAACTTCAAACGAATTAATGATACGTATGGTCATCAAATAGGCGATCAAGTGATTATTCAAATTGCCAATATCATAAAATCGAACATTCGGGCAAAGGATATTGGAGCAAGGTGGGGAGGCGAGGAGCTCGCTCTCTATCTTCCTTCGGTTTCATTAGAAGCAGGCATTTTGATTGGCAATCGATTGCTACAAAAGGTGCGAGAGCAGACGAATCCGAAAACGACCATTTCATGCGGTGTATCATTTTGGAAGCGAGAAACGGAAAATCCGGATACGGCTCAGCAACTGTTCCATCGTGCTGACAAAGCGTTATATCAAGCGAAAAACCAAGGGAAAAATCAGCTCGTTGTTCAAAAAAGCCGTGCTTAA
- the ccpA gene encoding catabolite control protein A produces MNVTIYDVAREANVSMATVSRVVNGNPNVKPSTRKKVLETIERLGYRPNAVARGLASKKTTTVGVIIPDISSIFYAELARGIEDIATMYKYNIILSNSDQNTDKEFHLLNTMLGKQVDGIIFMGGNITDEHVEEFKKSPVPIVLAASIEMSEQIPSVNINYEQAAYDAVHALIEKGHERVAFVTGPLEEPMNKERKLKGYQQALIDHKIPYNEEMVFEGDYTYDSGMEAFEKLSSLDEKPTAIFVGTDEMALGVIHGAQDRGFKIPEDVEVVGFDNTKLATMVRPTLSTVVQPMYDIGAVAMRLLTKYMNKETVESSIVELPHRIEYRQSTKE; encoded by the coding sequence GTGAACGTAACAATATATGATGTAGCAAGAGAAGCGAATGTATCAATGGCAACGGTATCACGTGTTGTTAATGGTAATCCGAACGTAAAGCCATCAACAAGAAAAAAGGTGCTAGAAACAATTGAACGTCTAGGGTATCGTCCAAATGCGGTAGCTCGTGGATTAGCTAGTAAGAAAACGACAACTGTTGGGGTTATTATTCCTGATATTTCAAGTATTTTCTATGCTGAACTAGCACGTGGTATTGAAGATATTGCCACAATGTACAAGTATAATATTATTTTAAGTAACTCGGATCAAAACACAGATAAAGAATTCCATCTTTTGAACACTATGCTCGGTAAGCAAGTGGACGGCATCATCTTTATGGGTGGCAATATCACTGATGAGCATGTCGAAGAGTTTAAAAAATCCCCGGTTCCAATCGTTTTAGCTGCTTCTATTGAAATGTCTGAACAAATTCCTTCAGTAAATATTAACTATGAACAAGCAGCATATGATGCTGTCCATGCCTTAATTGAAAAGGGTCATGAGCGCGTTGCTTTTGTAACAGGACCTTTAGAAGAGCCAATGAATAAGGAAAGAAAGCTAAAAGGCTACCAACAAGCACTTATTGATCATAAAATTCCTTATAATGAAGAAATGGTATTTGAAGGCGATTATACGTATGATTCTGGAATGGAAGCTTTTGAGAAGCTGTCTTCTTTAGATGAAAAACCGACTGCTATTTTCGTTGGAACAGATGAAATGGCATTAGGAGTTATTCACGGAGCACAGGATCGCGGATTTAAAATCCCAGAAGATGTTGAAGTAGTAGGCTTTGATAATACGAAGCTTGCAACAATGGTACGTCCTACGTTATCAACAGTTGTACAGCCAATGTATGATATCGGGGCAGTAGCAATGCGTCTATTAACAAAATACATGAACAAAGAAACGGTTGAGAGCAGTATTGTTGAACTGCCACACCGTATCGAGTACCGTCAATCAACAAAAGAATAA
- the tyrS gene encoding tyrosine--tRNA ligase: MDILQDLEFRGLINQQTDEKGLTELLNKESVRLYCGFDPTADSLHIGHLLPILILRRFQQAGHQPIALVGGGTGLIGDPSGKKAERTLNEQEVVASFSERIKGQLSRFLDFEEVDNAAVIANNYDWIGSLDVITFLRDIGKSFGINYMLAKDSVQSRIESGISFTEFSYMILQSYDFLNLYQTHNCRLQIGGSDQWGNITAGLELIRKTEPEAKAFGLTVPLVTKADGTKFGKTEGGAIWLDADKTSPYEFYQFWINTDDRDVMKYLKYFTFLTHDEIEALDKKMQEAPEKREAQKALAAEMLKLVHSEEALNQAIHISDALFNGNISELTAEEIKQGFKDVPSYTHSGEEVGLIDLLVEAKISPSKRQAREDIANGAIYINGERVQDLQKVLSEADRIENQFTVVRRGKKKYTLIQY, translated from the coding sequence TTGGATATTTTACAAGATCTTGAGTTCCGTGGACTCATTAATCAGCAAACAGATGAAAAAGGATTAACAGAATTACTAAATAAAGAATCTGTACGTTTATACTGTGGGTTTGACCCAACGGCAGACAGCTTGCATATTGGTCACTTACTACCAATTTTAATTTTACGTCGTTTCCAACAAGCAGGTCACCAACCGATTGCTCTTGTTGGTGGAGGAACTGGTTTAATTGGAGATCCAAGTGGTAAAAAGGCAGAGCGTACGTTAAATGAACAAGAAGTAGTGGCTTCATTTAGTGAACGTATTAAAGGACAGCTATCACGCTTTTTAGACTTTGAAGAAGTTGATAATGCAGCAGTTATCGCGAATAACTATGATTGGATCGGATCGTTAGACGTAATCACGTTCCTTCGTGATATCGGAAAAAGCTTCGGTATTAACTACATGCTAGCAAAAGATTCTGTTCAATCACGTATTGAGAGCGGAATTTCCTTTACAGAATTCAGCTACATGATTTTACAATCATACGATTTCTTAAATCTATACCAAACGCACAACTGCCGTCTTCAAATTGGTGGTAGTGATCAGTGGGGGAATATCACAGCGGGTCTTGAGTTAATCCGTAAAACAGAGCCAGAAGCAAAAGCCTTTGGTTTAACGGTTCCTCTTGTGACAAAAGCGGACGGTACGAAATTCGGTAAAACAGAAGGCGGCGCAATCTGGCTTGATGCAGACAAAACAAGCCCGTACGAGTTCTACCAGTTCTGGATTAACACAGATGACCGTGACGTAATGAAATACCTAAAATACTTCACTTTCTTAACGCATGACGAAATTGAAGCACTTGATAAGAAAATGCAGGAAGCACCTGAAAAGCGCGAAGCACAAAAGGCACTTGCTGCTGAAATGTTGAAGCTTGTTCATAGTGAAGAAGCGTTAAATCAAGCGATCCATATTTCAGATGCATTATTTAACGGAAACATTTCGGAACTAACGGCTGAAGAAATTAAACAAGGTTTCAAAGACGTTCCTTCTTACACACATAGCGGTGAAGAAGTAGGGTTAATTGACTTACTTGTTGAAGCGAAAATTTCACCATCAAAACGCCAAGCAAGAGAAGATATTGCAAACGGTGCGATCTACATCAACGGAGAGCGCGTTCAAGATCTTCAAAAAGTATTATCAGAAGCTGATCGTATCGAAAACCAATTTACGGTTGTTCGTCGCGGTAAGAAGAAATACACGCTTATTCAATACTAA
- a CDS encoding YtxH domain-containing protein produces the protein MAKNNTNTTKNKDFVVGAIVGGVVGAATALLLAPKAGRELRSDINEQATFVRLKTEKLRNSAMEKGQGLASSAKDKTVSLSQTISGQSAQVINKVKGIRKKEEVLPESSLNVLEDEVETQTIEKEYNVQQELDQTKKALDEMEQGLKH, from the coding sequence ATGGCTAAAAACAACACAAATACAACGAAAAATAAGGATTTTGTAGTGGGAGCAATCGTGGGAGGAGTTGTAGGTGCTGCAACAGCATTATTATTAGCTCCTAAAGCTGGAAGAGAGCTTCGCTCAGACATCAATGAACAAGCTACATTCGTTCGCTTGAAAACGGAAAAGCTTCGAAACTCAGCGATGGAAAAGGGACAAGGTCTTGCTTCTAGCGCTAAAGATAAAACGGTTAGCCTTTCACAAACAATCTCTGGCCAATCAGCACAAGTGATTAACAAGGTAAAAGGGATTCGTAAAAAAGAAGAAGTTCTTCCAGAAAGCAGCCTAAACGTATTAGAGGACGAAGTCGAAACTCAAACGATTGAAAAAGAATACAACGTTCAACAGGAGCTTGATCAAACGAAAAAAGCACTGGATGAAATGGAGCAAGGCTTAAAGCATTAA
- the rpsD gene encoding 30S ribosomal protein S4: MARYTGPSWKLSRRLGISLSGTGKELEKRPYAPGPHGPGQRKKLSEYGLQLQEKQKLRHMYGVNERQFRTLFDAAGKLVGKHGENFMILLESRLDNLVYRMGLARTRRQARQLVNHGHILVDGKRLDIPSYRVKAGQVISVREKSNNLDVIKEAIEVNNYVPDYVTFDADKLEGTFTRLPERSELPAEINEALIVEFYSR; encoded by the coding sequence ATGGCTCGTTATACTGGTCCAAGTTGGAAATTATCTCGTCGTCTTGGTATCTCTTTAAGTGGTACAGGTAAAGAATTAGAAAAGCGTCCTTACGCTCCAGGCCCACATGGCCCTGGTCAACGTAAAAAGCTTTCTGAATACGGTTTACAATTACAAGAAAAACAAAAATTACGTCATATGTATGGTGTAAATGAGCGTCAATTCCGCACTTTATTTGATGCTGCTGGTAAATTAGTTGGTAAACACGGTGAAAACTTCATGATTCTTTTAGAATCTCGTCTTGATAACCTTGTTTATCGTATGGGTCTTGCTCGCACTCGTCGTCAAGCTCGTCAATTAGTTAACCACGGTCACATTTTAGTAGATGGTAAACGTTTAGATATCCCATCTTACCGTGTGAAAGCTGGTCAAGTAATCAGCGTTCGCGAAAAATCTAACAACCTTGACGTAATCAAAGAAGCGATCGAAGTGAACAACTACGTACCTGACTACGTAACATTCGATGCTGATAAATTAGAAGGTACTTTCACTCGTTTACCAGAACGTTCTGAATTACCTGCTGAAATCAACGAAGCTCTAATCGTAGAGTTCTACTCTCGTTAA
- a CDS encoding GNAT family N-acetyltransferase — MDHKKTYNAKELKTPVGTIVIEGPIPSHKLAEYEFHDQLVAFRPPAQQRKALLEIADLPEGRILIARHLNTIVGYVTYLYPDPLERWSEGNMENLIELGAIEVAPAFRSYSIGKQLLTVSMMDDMVEDYIIITTEYYWHWDLKGSGLNVWEYRKVMEKMMNAGGLTWFATDDPEISSHPANCLMVRIGKRVPVESIQQFDRLRFQNRFMY, encoded by the coding sequence TTGGACCATAAAAAAACCTATAACGCAAAAGAATTAAAAACTCCTGTAGGTACCATCGTTATTGAAGGCCCGATTCCTTCTCACAAATTAGCAGAATATGAGTTTCATGATCAGCTAGTGGCTTTTCGCCCTCCTGCTCAACAACGCAAAGCACTGTTAGAAATCGCAGATCTTCCTGAAGGACGTATATTAATTGCTCGTCATTTAAATACAATTGTAGGCTATGTAACCTACCTATACCCTGACCCGCTCGAGCGGTGGTCGGAAGGAAACATGGAAAATTTAATTGAGCTAGGCGCGATTGAAGTCGCCCCTGCTTTTCGAAGCTATTCGATAGGCAAACAGCTGCTTACAGTTTCAATGATGGACGACATGGTGGAAGATTATATTATCATCACTACTGAATACTATTGGCACTGGGACTTAAAAGGATCTGGATTAAACGTATGGGAATATCGAAAGGTTATGGAAAAGATGATGAATGCCGGAGGTCTAACCTGGTTTGCGACCGATGATCCTGAAATAAGCTCCCATCCTGCCAACTGCCTAATGGTGCGAATCGGTAAAAGAGTTCCTGTTGAATCTATTCAACAATTTGATAGGCTTCGCTTTCAAAATCGTTTTATGTACTAA